A single window of Crassostrea angulata isolate pt1a10 chromosome 8, ASM2561291v2, whole genome shotgun sequence DNA harbors:
- the LOC128161199 gene encoding uncharacterized protein LOC128161199 has protein sequence MPGRNWRRGRGGRGSRGRGGGSRRFVRGGDQGPSTDDKKTELAESTSANFREDTSGFFTKNISFDSHVKAQTDDRLCYCATIRALEEWQVDIPQHTKVKTLAAAWARGDHELADLLLKRKKMFGVVEVYKAVTLLDSGRTARAFEKKLKRLQIQKNKVKADTMGKLKSNIDNLMTIKPTIGSSSGAVCKHVKRWTRTLTKQELEFFALFFPVDLWKKLADVCHFHPVKDFSVPWFLPFCFGESPPEDSLVHKFRSITESNVNELLRDHDVPYTKVKPLIGHITDEIKGKIAQREGQLDTILWYYEDLKCPEVDREIETRLERGDPVTLAIGKLLDRVLLFHLLQAGHSTNIADREKEICEVYNTWDWDTKPEGPGEWECVPDPDVALFSARLENIAQKQIEKIRFSVESPVVILGDKSGSMDIAIRTSSIIAGILAVVTSAKLIFFDDKCMDAPYVPISVQEVIKLAMEVKAGGGTCPAAALLPFYDRKEVVKTFVIVTDEEEAESESSTNLKFSELYKQYHDEVYPAKLILVSFLPQNKQGDMVESLRALGFCPLQFKFDGTRPDLSKLDNLFALQSTETAIFQDDVEKLEKRMTVEGIAAVYQDIE, from the exons atgccAGGGCGAAACTGGAGACGAGGaagaggggggagggggtcgcGTGGAAGAGGGGGCGGATCTAGGAGATTCGTTCGTGGCGGTGATCAGGGTCCATCGACGGACGACAAGAAAACAGAGCTTGCAGAGAGCACATCAGCGAATTTCAGGGAAGATACAAGCGGGTTCTTTaccaaaaacatttcttttgattCTCATGTGAAAGCACAGACTGACGATCGACTGTGTTACTGTGCCACGATCCGCGCCCTGGAGGAATGGCAAGTCGACATACCACAGC ATACAAAGGTGAAGACATTAGCGGCCGCGTGGGCTCGGGGTGACCATGAGTTAGCGGACCTGCTTCTCaagaggaagaaaatgtttggGGTGGTGGAGGTCTATAAGGCCGTGACCTTACTGGACTCCGGAAGGACGGCGAGGGCGTTCGAAAAGAAACTCAAGAGACTCCAGATTCAGAAGAACAAGGTCAAAGCAGACACGATGGGGAAACTGAAATCAAACATCGACAACCTAATGACAATAAAACCTACG ATTGGATCCTCCAGTGGAGCGGTATGTAAGCATGTCAAGCGCTGGACTCGCACATTAACTAAACAGGAATTAGAATTTTTTGCGCTGTTCTTTCCTGTGGATTTATGGAAGAAATTAGCTGATGTCTGTCATTTTCATCCAGTCAAG GATTTTTCCGTTCCTTGGTTTCTGCCGTTCTGTTTCGGTGAATCTCCACCGGAAGACAGTCTGGTACACAAGTTTCGGAGCATCACCGAAAGCAACGTAAACGAACTTCTCCGGGACCACGATGTTCCTTACACTAAAGTAAAGCCACTGATAGGTCACATCACAGatgaaataaaaggaaaaattgCGCAAAGGGAAGGACAACTGGATACTATTTTGTG GTATTACGAGGATTTGAAGTGCCCAGAAGTAGACCGAGAAATTGAGACCCGTCTGGAGAGAGGGGACCCAGTCACACTGGCCATCGGAAAACTACTGGACCGTGTCCTCCTCTTCCACCTCCTACAGGCGGGTCACTCCACAAACATCGCGGACCGCGAGAAAGAGATATGCGAGGTTTACAATACATGGGATTGGGACACAAAGCCAGAGGGCCCGGGCGAGTGGGAATGTGTTCCAGACCCAGATGTCGCATTGTTTTCAGCAAGACTTGAGAACATTGCACAAAAACAGATAGAGAAAATTAG ATTTTCTGTGGAGTCTCCGGTAGTTATTCTAGGAGACAAGTCGGGATCTATGGACATTGCGATACGAACCAGCTCCATCATTGCTGGTATTCTGGCTGTCGTCACTTCCGCTAAACTCATTTTTTTCGACGACAAGTGCATGGACGCCCCCTACGTTCCGATTTCGGTACAGGAAGTGATTAAACTCGCCATGGAAGTTAAAGCAGGAGGAGGGACCTGTCCGGCTGCTGCGCTGCTTCCGTTTTACGACCGGAAGGAAGTGGTTAAGACGTTCGTGATTGTTACAGACGAAGAGGAAGCGGAAAGTGAAAGTTCGACTAATCTTAA attttctgAGCTATACAAACAGTACCACGATGAAGTGTATCCAGCTAAACTCATTCTCGTCTCTTTCCTGCCCCAGAATAAACAAGGTGATATGGTTGAATCCCTGCGTGCTTTAGGGTTCTGTCCTTTGCAATTCAAATTTGACGGTACGAGACCAGATTTATCCAAACTAGACAACCTGTTTGCGCTCCAGTCCACCGAGACAGCGATTTTTCAAGACGATGTGGAAAAGTTGGAGAAACGGATGACAGTCGAAGGAATTGCTGCTGTTTATCAGGATATAGAATGA